From Salvia splendens isolate huo1 chromosome 16, SspV2, whole genome shotgun sequence, a single genomic window includes:
- the LOC121772587 gene encoding 14-3-3 protein 7-like has translation MTLHPSHTLILLFSSKKIKNAQVFIFPSTCTINSRISASSIQKMSTENGRETHVYLAKLAEQAERYDEMVESMKNVAMLDVELSVDERNLLSVGYKNVIGARRASWRIMSSIEQKEESKGHDNNVKLIKEYRLKVENELSKICDDILAVIDKHLIPSSASAEATVFFHKMKGDYCRYLAEFKVDQEKKEAADLSLKGYEAASAIANTDLPSTHPIRLGLALNFSVFYYEIMNSPERACHLAKQAFDEAIADLDTLSEESYKDSTLIMQLLRDNLTLWTSDLPEDGEENVNADESKPAEAEN, from the exons ATGACCCTCCATCCATCACACACTCTCATTCTCCTTTTTTCttccaagaaaataaaaaacgcccaagttttcatttttccttctACTTGTACAATCAATTCCCGAATTTCCGCTTCCTCAATCCAGAAAATGTCGACGGAGAATGGGAGAGAGACTCATGTCTACTTGGCCAAGCTTGCTGAACAAGCTGAGCGCTACGATG AAATGGTGGAAAGCATGAAAAATGTTGCAATGCTTGATGTTGAGCTGTCTGTGGATGAAAGAAACCTACTTTCTGTGGGTTACAAGAATGTGATTGGTGCTCGTAGAGCTTCGTGGCGAATCATGTCTTCCATTGAGCAGAAGGAAGAGTCCAAGGGGCATGACAACAATGTCAAGCTCATTAAGGAGTATCGTCTCAAGGTTGAGAATGAGCTGTCCAAGATTTGCGACGACATACTGGCTGTCATCGACAAGCATCTCATTCCCTCGTCTGCCTCGGCTGAAGCAACTGTTTTCTTCCACAAGAT GAAAGGTGATTACTGTCGCTACCTTGCTGAGTTCAAGGTTGATCAAGAAAAGAAAGAGGCAGCGGACCTGTCCCTCAAAGGCTACGAG GCTGCATCTGCTATTGCAAATACAGATCTGCCCTCTACCCATCCTATTCGTCTTGGCCTTGCTTTGAACTTTTCAGTGTTCTACTACGAGATCATGAATTCACCTGAAAG GGCTTGCCATTTGGCTAAGCAAGCATTTGACGAGGCCATTGCTGATTTGGACACTTTGAGTGAAGAGTCTTACAAAGATAGCACTTTGATCATGCAGCTTTTGAGAGACAACCTCACTCTCTGGACCTCTGATTTGCCCGAAGATG GCGAGGAGAATGTGAATGCTGATGAATCCAAACCAGCAGAAGCTGAG AATTAA
- the LOC121769744 gene encoding probable methyltransferase PMT5, protein MRSSWYNKLLLTFGPRPPLNWLLLFLVIVLVLVALLGSSPFNPLDSVTDPTRPDIYSSYRRLKEQAVNDYLELRKLGTNPSKDFDLCGKERENYVPCYNSSANLLAGFKDGEDLDRHCEVSRDREYCLVRPPKDYKIPLTWPSGRDVIWSGNVKLSKDQFLSSGSMTKRLMLLEENQISFHSDDEMVVDGVKDYSHQIAEMIGLGSDTEFREAGVHNVLDIGCGFGSFGAHLLSLKIMAVCMAAYESTGSQVQVALERGLPAVIGNFISKQIPFPSLSYDMIHCTQCGIFWDEKDGMFLIEVDRVLKPGGYFVLTSPRRRQGSKRAIATPLEEFTPKLCWNLLAQQDETSIWQKTTDAKCYSSKQTFPLCNGEDGQSYYKPLAQCISGIGTKRWIPIQNRSSGSLSSAELDIHGISPEDLFPDSEYWRSALRNYWSLLSPLIFSDHPKRPGDEDPMPPYNMVRNVMDMNARYGGLNTALLEARKSVWVMNVVPVGQRNTLPVVLDQGFAGVLHNWCEPFPTYPRTYDMLHANGLLSHLASERCSMLDLIFEMDRILRPEGWVIISDKVGQIEIARTLGTQLRWEARVIDLQDGSEQRLLVCQKPFLRK, encoded by the exons ATGAGAAGCTCTTGGTACAATAAACTATTATTGACCTTTGGGCCTAGACCGCCGCTCAACTGGTTGCTTTTGTTTCTAGTTATTGTATTAGTTTTGGTTGCACTATTGGGATCTTCTCCTTTTAATCCACTCGATTCCGTGACTGATCCTACAAGACCTGACATTTATTCGAGCTATAGAAGGTTGAAAGAGCAAGCTGTTAATGATTACTTGGAATTACGAAAATTAGGAACCAATCCGTCAAAGGATTTCGATCTCTGTGGGAAGGAACGAGAAAACTATGTTCCTTGCTACAATTCATCTGCTAACCTGCTAGCTGGCTTTAAAGATGGGGAGGACCTTGATCGTCACTGTGAAGTATCACGAGACAGAGAGTATTGTTTGGTTCGTCCCCCTAAGGACTATAAAATCCCTTTGACCTGGCCAAGTGGAAGGGATGTGATATGGAGTGGAAATGTGAAGCTGAGCAAAGACCAATTTCTTTCATCGGGCAGCATGACAAAAAG GCTAATGTTACTAGAAGAGAATCAGATTTCATTTCATTCGGATGATGAGATGGTCGTTGATGGCGTGAAAGATTACTCTCACCAGATCGCTGAGATGATAGGACTGGGGAGTGACACTGAATTTCGTGAAGCTGGT GTGCACAATGTATTAGATATTGGGTGTGGGTTTGGTAGCTTTGGTGCACATCTTCTCTCACTGAAGATAATGGCTGTCTGTATGGCGGCGTATGAATCAACTGGCAGCCAAGTTCAGGTAGCCCTTGAAAGAGGTCTCCCAGCAGTAATTGGAAATTTCATCTCAAAACAGATACCATTTCCTTCCTTGTCATATGACATGATTCACTGTACTCAGTGTGGTATTTTCTGGGATGAAAAAG ATGGAATGTTTCTTATTGAAGTTGACAGAGTCCTCAAACCTGGAGGGTACTTTGTTTTAACCTCACCCAGAAGGCGGCAAGGAAGCAAAAGAGCCATAGCAACTCCTCTGGAAGAATTTACGCCAAAACTTTGCTGGAATCTTCTGGCACAGCAAGACGAAACTTCCATCTGGCAGAAAACCACAGATGCTAAATGCTACTCCAG TAAGCAGACTTTCCCCCTTTGTAATGGGGAAGATGGCCAATCTTACTATAAACCGCTTGCACAGTGTATAAGTGGGATTGGTACCAAGCGTTGGATTCCAATTCAGAACAGGTCTTCTGGTTCATTGAGTTCTGCTGAGCTTGATATCCATG GAATAAGTCCTGAAGATTTATTTCCGGACTCGGAGTACTGGAGATCTGCTTTAAGAAATTATTGGTCACTGCTTTCTCCCTTAATTTTTTCTGACCATCCAAAGAGGCCTGGTGACGAAGACCCAATGCCCCCGTACAATATGGTTCGGAATGTGATGGACATGAATGCTCGTTATGGAGGTTTAAATACTGCCCTTTTGGAAGCAAGAAAGTCTGTGTGGGTAATGAATGTCGTTCCCGTGGGTCAACGTAACACACTTCCTGTCGTTCTTGATCAAGGTTTTGCGGGTGTCTTGCATAACTG GTGTGAACCTTTCCCCACATACCCTCGCACGTATGATATGCTTCACGCCAATGGACTTTTATCACACCTTGCTTCTGAGAGATGCAGTATGCTTGATTTAATTTTCGAAATGGACCGCATTCTTCGGCCAGAG GGATGGGTTATAATTTCTGATAAGGTTGGTCAAATAGAGATAGCGCGAACTCTTGGGACGCAGCTCCGGTGGGAAGCCCGAGTCATCGACCTTCAAGATGGCAGCGAGCAGCGCCTGCTAGTATGCCAGAAACCGTTTCTGAGAAAATGA
- the LOC121770510 gene encoding uncharacterized protein LOC121770510, translating into MSDQEEKKENQIMNFGNDFAAKFGEFIRQSMQTSPNPPKSTAPNPENPGEIVVTTKLSGDNYPLWENLMTRAIGGKGLSSHIDRDSVPPPSTDPYHETWKKLDHIVFRWIINHLEPELVNEVSQYLTARELWEGLAVTYGSGGDSLQVYDLHVNANTIKQGDMTLEQLWFRLQNMWMTIDRRRPNRMKYAEDIALRNEEIQEERLYQFLIALNESHEATRKDILKRDLLPSVKNAYAIV; encoded by the coding sequence ATGTCAGATcaggaagaaaagaaagagaacCAAATCATGAATTTTGGCAATGATTTTGCAGCCAAATTCGGGGAGTTCATCCGGCAGAGTATGCAGACATCTCCAAATCCACCAAAATCAACGGCGCCCAATCCAGAAAATCCAGGTGAGATAGTTGTCACCACCAAACTATCGGGAGACAACTACCCGCTCTGGGAGAATCTCATGACACGAGCGATCGGTGGGAAAGGCTTATCCTCCCACATCGATCGGGATTCAGTTCCTCCACCAAGCACAGATCCATACCATGAAACATGGAAGAAACTGGATCATATAGTGTTCAGGTGGATAATCAACCACTTGGAACCCGAACTCGTGAATGAGGTCTCGCAATATCTGACGGCGAGGGAGTTATGGGAGGGACTGGCCGTTACCTATGGAAGTGGAGGAGACTCGTTACAAGTATACGACCTGCACGTGAATGCAAACACCATCAAACAAGGTGACATGACCTTGGAACAATTGTGGTTCCGTctccaaaatatgtggatgacaATTGATAGAAGGAGGCCCAACCGAATGAAGTATGCAGAGGATATCGCACTCCGTAATGAAGAGATACAAGAGGAAAGATTGTACCAATTCCTAATTGCCCTGAATGAAAGCCACGAAGCAACACGGAAAGACATCCTAAAACGGGACCTTCTTCCGTCGGTGAAGAACGCCTACGCCATCGTCTGA